A region of Prochlorococcus marinus subsp. pastoris str. CCMP1986 DNA encodes the following proteins:
- a CDS encoding DegT/DnrJ/EryC1/StrS family aminotransferase has product MKNFYPQQYQTDSEFNINHNYLKEQFSDYKEIFNEIEKVVRDGDFTLGQSVNDVEELIAKEASTKYAIGVGSGTDAIFLSLKALGIGPGDEVITTTYTFYATIGAIVTAGARPVFCDIKDDFNINTEEIVSKINSKTKAIIPVHWAGRSCEMEKINKIAFDNNLYVIEDACHAIQGEYKSKRCGSLGDLGCFSFHPLKNLNVWGDGGIITTSNEDLANKLKLIRNHGLINRNTCVEFAYNSRLDSIQAVIARYLIKNKLQNITHTRITNAHLLDQMLKDIPQVNHPKRFSELKEVFHLYVFKVENRDGLYQYLRENGIDAKIHYPVPMHLQPAAKTFGYKIGDFPIAEIAANQTISLPVHEFISFEQIEKMSTIIHKYYSSI; this is encoded by the coding sequence TTTCAGACTATAAAGAAATTTTTAATGAAATTGAGAAAGTTGTTAGAGACGGAGATTTCACTTTAGGTCAATCTGTTAACGACGTAGAAGAACTCATAGCTAAAGAAGCTTCGACAAAATATGCTATAGGTGTAGGAAGTGGAACTGATGCTATTTTTTTAAGTCTTAAAGCATTAGGTATCGGGCCTGGTGATGAAGTAATTACAACAACTTACACTTTTTATGCCACTATTGGTGCGATAGTTACAGCTGGAGCAAGACCTGTTTTCTGCGATATTAAAGACGACTTTAATATAAATACAGAAGAGATAGTTTCCAAAATTAATTCAAAAACGAAAGCAATTATTCCTGTTCACTGGGCAGGCAGATCTTGTGAAATGGAAAAAATAAATAAAATTGCTTTTGATAATAACTTATATGTTATTGAAGATGCTTGTCATGCCATTCAAGGTGAATATAAATCTAAGAGATGCGGTTCTTTAGGGGACTTGGGATGTTTCAGTTTTCATCCTCTTAAAAATCTCAATGTATGGGGAGATGGAGGAATAATAACCACCTCAAATGAAGATCTTGCTAATAAATTAAAACTAATTAGAAACCATGGTCTTATAAATAGAAATACATGTGTAGAGTTTGCTTACAACTCTCGCCTCGATTCTATTCAGGCTGTCATTGCTCGTTATTTAATAAAAAATAAACTTCAAAATATAACACATACAAGAATCACGAATGCTCATCTTCTAGATCAAATGCTAAAAGATATACCACAGGTAAATCACCCTAAAAGATTTTCAGAATTAAAAGAAGTTTTCCATCTATATGTATTTAAAGTAGAAAATAGGGATGGGCTTTATCAATATTTAAGAGAAAATGGTATAGATGCAAAAATTCATTATCCAGTACCTATGCATTTACAGCCTGCTGCTAAAACCTTTGGTTATAAAATTGGGGATTTCCCTATAGCAGAAATTGCAGCAAATCAAACAATCTCTTTGCCAGTTCACGAATTCATAAGTTTCGAGCAGATTGAAAAAATGTCTACTATCATCCATAAGTATTACTCCAGTATTTAA
- a CDS encoding DegT/DnrJ/EryC1/StrS family aminotransferase, translating to MKKCLLSSISITPVFKDNNMNIPFVNLSREADYFLPLLLQKTEKVLKSGIYINGPNVKELEKKVAIYLNVKYVVSVGNGSDALTFILRSLNLSSSDEIICPANSFIATAWSIIASGAKPVFCDVDKNFLLDIDDFKKKVNNNTRAVIPVHLTGKVFPTEQILDFCSAKSIKIIEDAAQSFGAGKNNEYKTGAISDAAAFSLHPLKNFAIYGDGGLISTNDPEIADNCNLLRNHGLKNRDEAKIWGYNSRLDELQAAYALTKLAEIDNLNNRYIEIAKRYDNGISPIAKKPELRKEYKDVFHNYVILVPEIRRNSIMSNLYQKGIETKIHYPIPLHLQECSKNLNYKIGDIPRCEQYANSMISLPIYPTLSNEEVDYIIDTLNNELMSI from the coding sequence TTGAAAAAATGTCTACTATCATCCATAAGTATTACTCCAGTATTTAAAGATAATAATATGAATATTCCTTTCGTTAATTTATCTAGAGAAGCAGATTATTTTCTTCCATTACTTCTTCAAAAAACTGAAAAAGTTCTAAAATCCGGAATCTATATAAATGGACCAAATGTCAAAGAATTAGAAAAGAAAGTCGCAATTTATCTAAATGTAAAATATGTTGTTTCTGTTGGTAATGGATCAGATGCACTTACTTTTATATTGAGGTCTCTAAACTTAAGCTCTAGTGATGAAATTATTTGCCCTGCCAATTCTTTTATTGCAACTGCATGGTCAATTATTGCATCAGGAGCAAAACCAGTTTTTTGTGATGTTGATAAAAACTTTCTTCTAGATATTGATGATTTCAAAAAGAAAGTCAACAATAATACAAGAGCAGTAATTCCAGTACACTTAACTGGCAAAGTTTTCCCTACTGAGCAAATTTTAGATTTTTGTTCTGCCAAAAGTATTAAGATAATTGAAGATGCCGCCCAGTCATTTGGGGCTGGTAAAAATAACGAATATAAAACCGGAGCTATAAGTGATGCAGCGGCTTTTAGTTTGCATCCTCTCAAAAATTTCGCTATCTATGGGGACGGAGGATTAATTTCAACAAATGATCCAGAAATAGCTGATAATTGCAACCTGCTGAGAAATCATGGGTTAAAAAATAGAGACGAAGCGAAAATCTGGGGATATAACTCTAGGCTTGATGAGTTACAAGCAGCTTATGCTTTAACAAAATTGGCAGAGATAGATAATTTAAACAATAGATATATCGAGATCGCAAAAAGATACGATAATGGGATCTCTCCAATTGCAAAAAAACCAGAATTAAGAAAAGAATATAAGGACGTTTTTCATAATTATGTTATTCTCGTTCCAGAAATAAGAAGAAACTCTATAATGAGTAATCTTTATCAAAAAGGGATCGAGACAAAAATTCATTACCCCATTCCTTTACACTTACAGGAATGTTCCAAAAATTTAAATTATAAAATTGGTGATATACCAAGATGTGAACAATACGCAAACTCAATGATAAGTCTTCCAATATATCCAACACTTTCTAACGAAGAAGTTGATTATATAATTGATACTCTTAATAATGAATTAATGTCAATTTGA
- a CDS encoding UDP-glucuronic acid decarboxylase family protein — protein sequence MRNLITGGAGFLGSHLVDYLMNKGEDVICLDNFSTGSKDNIALWIGNNRFKLINQNIIYPFFCEADRIWHLACPASPLNYLNKPIETLNTIFLGTDNILKLSKKINARILIASTSEIYGNPKISPQKETYNGSVNPISKRSCYVEGKRVAETLSFEFKRIHNIDLRLVRIFNTYGPRMMKNDGRVVSNFIYQGLNNKPLTIYGNGLQTRSFCYVDDMIAGLSRAMNSNYSHPINLGNPEEITIKNLAQKISLNLNKKLNLQYLKLPEDDPIQRKPCIEVAIQELKWQPKISLNNGLDKTIHYFVERFKNER from the coding sequence TTGCGTAATCTTATTACTGGTGGAGCAGGTTTTTTAGGTTCCCATTTAGTTGATTATTTAATGAATAAGGGAGAAGATGTCATTTGCCTAGACAACTTTTCCACTGGTTCAAAAGATAATATCGCACTTTGGATTGGGAATAATCGATTTAAGCTAATAAATCAAAATATTATTTATCCTTTTTTCTGTGAAGCAGATAGGATATGGCATCTAGCTTGTCCAGCATCTCCTCTAAATTATCTAAACAAACCTATAGAGACTTTAAACACAATTTTTTTGGGAACTGATAACATTTTGAAACTTTCAAAAAAAATTAATGCAAGAATTCTAATAGCCAGCACAAGTGAAATATATGGTAATCCAAAAATTTCTCCTCAGAAAGAAACCTATAATGGATCAGTAAATCCAATAAGTAAAAGAAGTTGTTACGTAGAGGGTAAAAGAGTAGCAGAAACTTTATCTTTTGAATTTAAAAGGATTCACAACATTGATCTTAGACTGGTAAGGATTTTCAATACATATGGCCCAAGAATGATGAAGAATGATGGTAGAGTAGTAAGTAATTTTATTTATCAAGGACTCAATAATAAACCTTTGACTATTTATGGTAATGGTTTGCAAACAAGATCTTTTTGTTATGTAGATGACATGATTGCAGGACTTTCTAGAGCTATGAATTCTAATTATTCTCATCCTATAAATTTAGGTAACCCTGAAGAAATAACCATTAAAAATCTCGCACAGAAAATTTCTCTGAATTTAAATAAGAAGCTAAACTTACAATATCTTAAACTGCCAGAAGATGACCCTATCCAAAGAAAACCTTGTATTGAAGTTGCTATTCAAGAATTGAAATGGCAGCCTAAAATATCTTTGAATAATGGTCTAGACAAAACCATCCATTATTTTGTTGAACGCTTTAAAAATGAAAGATAG
- a CDS encoding nucleotide sugar dehydrogenase, protein MKDSEVKNICCIGAGYVGGPTMAVIADNCPSLKVNVVDINEERIKKWNEKDFDRLPIYEPGLAEIIKRCRNKNLFFSIDIKKHIESADMIFLSVNTPIKKSGLGKGQASDLKYIESSTREIAKYAKGETIIVEKSTLPVRTAETIKSILESNDKSFNNQKFSVLSNPEFLAEGTAINDLENPDRVLIGGENPEAITALEEIYVNWVDKNKILKTNLWSSELSKLVANAFLAQRISSINSISAICETTGADINEVSRAIGMDTRIGEKFLNAGPGYGGSCFKKDILNLVYLSKYYGLNEVASYWQKVVDLNVWQQHRIRKIIVKKLFNNLTSKKIGIMGFSFKANTNDTRESPAIQICKDLIEEGADLRIYDPKVNKFQIEKDLEQNQFNDNGEGSWTLCKSIKDIAIDADAIVIATEWEEFKSLDWSDISRLMRSPKWLFDTRGITNSKDIKQHNINYWKIGLGDSSSNIKFNF, encoded by the coding sequence ATGAAAGATAGCGAAGTTAAGAACATCTGTTGCATTGGCGCGGGGTATGTTGGAGGACCAACGATGGCAGTAATTGCCGATAATTGTCCTTCTTTAAAAGTAAATGTAGTTGATATTAACGAAGAAAGGATCAAAAAATGGAATGAAAAAGATTTTGACCGACTTCCTATATATGAACCTGGTTTAGCTGAAATAATTAAGAGATGTAGAAATAAAAATCTATTTTTTAGTATAGATATTAAAAAGCATATCGAATCAGCAGATATGATATTCCTTTCGGTAAATACTCCAATAAAAAAAAGTGGTCTTGGTAAAGGTCAAGCAAGTGATTTAAAATATATTGAATCTTCTACAAGAGAAATTGCGAAATATGCCAAAGGAGAGACCATAATCGTCGAAAAAAGCACTTTACCAGTAAGAACAGCCGAAACAATAAAGAGTATTCTTGAATCTAATGATAAATCGTTCAACAATCAAAAATTTAGTGTACTATCAAATCCTGAATTTCTTGCCGAAGGTACTGCTATTAATGACTTAGAAAATCCAGATAGAGTTTTAATAGGAGGAGAGAATCCTGAAGCAATTACTGCTTTAGAAGAAATTTATGTAAATTGGGTTGATAAAAATAAAATTTTAAAAACAAATTTGTGGAGTTCAGAATTATCTAAATTAGTAGCTAATGCATTCTTAGCACAAAGAATAAGTTCTATTAATTCGATATCTGCAATATGTGAAACTACAGGTGCTGATATTAATGAAGTTTCTAGAGCAATTGGTATGGACACAAGGATTGGAGAAAAATTCCTAAATGCAGGACCTGGATATGGAGGAAGTTGTTTCAAAAAAGACATTCTGAATCTTGTTTACTTATCTAAATATTATGGCCTAAATGAAGTTGCTTCATATTGGCAAAAGGTAGTAGATTTAAATGTTTGGCAACAACATAGAATACGTAAGATAATTGTTAAAAAGTTATTTAATAACCTTACAAGTAAAAAAATTGGAATTATGGGATTTTCTTTTAAAGCAAATACTAACGACACTAGAGAATCTCCTGCTATTCAAATATGTAAAGACCTAATTGAAGAAGGCGCAGATTTAAGGATTTATGATCCTAAAGTAAATAAATTCCAAATCGAAAAAGATCTTGAACAAAATCAATTTAACGATAATGGAGAGGGCTCTTGGACTCTTTGCAAATCAATAAAAGACATCGCTATAGATGCTGATGCAATAGTAATAGCGACTGAATGGGAAGAATTTAAATCTTTAGATTGGTCTGATATCTCTAGATTAATGAGATCACCTAAATGGTTATTTGATACAAGGGGGATAACAAATTCCAAAGATATTAAACAGCATAATATTAATTATTGGAAGATTGGGTTAGGAGATTCATCCTCTAATATAAAATTCAATTTCTAA
- the lexA gene encoding transcriptional repressor LexA encodes MPPSIDNDLTAAQNELFNWIKNYMRDFQHSPSIRQMMKAMGLKSPAPVQSRLRHLQDKGYISWQEGKARTMQIVDEIFEGVPIMGSVAAGGLIETFSDLQENLDVSEIFRKKDVFALTVNGDSMIDACIADGDMVLMEPIKDSFSLRNGTIVSALVPGLGTTLKYFFKRNGKIYLEAANPAYDPIELNLNEVTFQGKLLAVWRSVRN; translated from the coding sequence AAAAATTATATGCGAGATTTTCAACATAGTCCCTCTATTAGACAAATGATGAAAGCTATGGGTTTGAAATCTCCAGCCCCTGTTCAAAGTCGCTTAAGGCATTTGCAAGATAAGGGATATATATCCTGGCAAGAAGGAAAAGCTAGAACTATGCAAATAGTTGATGAGATCTTTGAGGGAGTCCCAATTATGGGTTCAGTGGCAGCTGGTGGCTTAATTGAAACATTTTCCGACCTCCAAGAAAATTTAGATGTCTCAGAAATTTTTAGAAAAAAAGATGTTTTTGCACTTACAGTAAATGGCGATTCAATGATCGATGCATGTATTGCTGATGGGGATATGGTTTTGATGGAACCAATTAAGGATTCATTTTCCTTAAGAAACGGAACCATTGTAAGTGCATTGGTTCCTGGTTTAGGGACAACTTTAAAATATTTCTTTAAAAGAAATGGGAAGATATATTTAGAAGCAGCAAATCCTGCCTATGATCCTATTGAATTAAACTTAAATGAAGTTACTTTTCAAGGCAAGTTATTAGCTGTATGGAGATCAGTTAGAAATTGA